The genomic region TTTTCATGCCCTTTGCATCAATGAGTGGCTGAAATTAAAATGTCACAACATCCCCTCTGTTTTATGATTTTACATTGGTTCTCTGATTTTGTATTTCCATTCTCCACAATTACTAAATTGCAGACAACCAATGCAAATTAAAGTGTTAAAACTAACATCTTTCTCTTGCattcatataaatataattaaagatATTATGAATTAGTATGATTATAGAATGATATATTAAGAATCAAGATACGCATTATGTTTTGGAAGCtatttaaatttttagaattttagagggcttaatgaacattttcaaaattttgacaacttcaattaaaaattataaaaacttaataagaatttttaaaaattttgggagaattaattaaaattcataaaataaatattaaagagTCTTGAGGAGATTTTACAGAATATTGGGAGGCTTAATTAAAACTTAAAGGGCTTAATGGTAATTCCCAAAAGTTTTGGGAGGCTAAGTCACCTCTTTGGTTTCCCTGAGGATCCTCCTTATAGAATCTTTGGTCAACGATAGTGAATACTATCGAAGTTGGCATAGATTATGTGATGTGTTTTCATTGGCCACTACTTTTTCAACATCAATAGCTTCAGGGGTAAAAAGTACAATTGAGTAACAAGCACTAAAATGGGATAAAAAATATTTAGGTATCAATGTATAAAAACGGGATAATTCAAGGGTCAAATCATGAATAAACCCAAGGAAAAAAATAGTGGGAATGACTGTAAGTCTCCAAGTGGGCTAAGCTAGACCCAGTATTCTCAATGGTGGCCCATTCTATTCGCCACAAACGGATGAAATTTACACGAAAAAATTAAAAACAGGTACTGAGGGCAACAAAAGAGCTGTACGGAGAAATACAGGGGAGTTGATCCCTGTTCTGTTTCGAGTTTCGAAGTGCACCTTGTTGGTTTCTGCACCTAACAAGACTTTTGCTCTTTCGAACTCAGCACTGTGATGTGAATGAAACCCTGAGTTTTTGCTTCTTACTTGCGGTACTCTCTTTGAACTCCCAGATTTTAGCTTCAGAAAATCTCACTGTATGGCCTCTTCTTAGTGATTTAGTTCTATTTGTTAGAAATGAACCTCGAGGCTTtggtttttaatatattttagctGCATTTATCTTGCCTTGTTAATGGTTTTAATTTGATCGTACCCTTTCTTTTGTTAGAGGAATTTCTATTCTTTGTACCAATGGCGTTTAGGCGTAGCCTTTCCAGGAGAGCAACCCTAATAGCTAGACTATATCAACCGTCATTTGCCTACATTGTCCATGAAGATGACCGTAAAAATCATCCTTTAAACGAGTCCTACTCCCAGCCAAAACCTAGCAATTTGTTTCAACAAAGATCTTTTGGAACTGGGTTTAGTAATTCATCATCAGGTTTTGGTGTGTTGTTTCAAGATAGAAGATGTTCCAAACTATCTCTCATTCCTAGCACTGGTGTGTCGTTTTTTCGTTATATGTCAACTAAAGATAATGATGGGGCAGATGAGATTGAGTTTATGACTGATGGGGCAGATAGGATTGGGCTTATGACCGATATTTCGGAAACTCTTAAGGATAGTTCTTTTGAAGCAGTGGCTTCGCAGTTTCCTGCTGTGAATGAGGTTGCTGTTGCTGCTGCTGATTCTTGGTTACCCATTGCTGCCGTACAGTACGTTATCGATGCAGTTCATTCTTCTACTGGCTTGAACTGGTAATTCCTGCTTCTAATTATTTAGGTTTTTTGTATTTATGTAAATGTACCAAGAACGAATGGAATGAACTATGAATTGGATTTAAATCTGATGATTTAAACTATCTACCTGATCTATATTTCAAATGGCCAAAAGGGTGGCAAGCATAAACTATCAGTGCTATAAATATAAGGACTTCGATCTATGAAACACTGATCTCCATTCTCCAATATATGTAATCTGTCAGATTCTAGTCAAACCAGTTTGCTATTATCTCTTGCACATGGTTGAATTAAATTTATTGCATGCAACATGATGACAAATAAATCTTAATGAGAATCTGCGTGGTGTGTCTTATGCGATATGTATCTTGTGACTTCTTAGGCTTCCTATTTGTTTCAGGTGGAGTTCCATAGTTGTGACAACACTTTTGGTTCGAGGTTTAACTCTTCCATTTTTGATAAGTCAACTTAAAGCTACTGCAAAAATGACGGTGTGTGATGTTTCTGCTTCTTTTTCTTGTCATGTTCTTTTACCTTGTAGCATGCCCTTTGTTCTTCACTTATTTTATTCATAGCCCGAAGTCTATGTACAAGACATTACTTTTGTGATTACCATGTATATGAAGCCACAACTTGATAATATGCAAATACTGGATGATTCGCATTTGGATGATATCAGCATGTGGTATCTTGCCTTTGTACCTTGTTAGTGGTAAAATGGGAAAAGAAAGAACTGAACAACCCTATCTTATTCATCTAATTCTAGAAGATATAATATGCCTCTGCATGATCTGTACATTTTTGccacaaaaaaaaattcaacttttCCTAGTATGAATGCAATAGTATCCGTTGATTATTACTGAATTTTGACAGGTGTAAGAACAAAGAAAGGAAACTTATTTTCTCTCTAAGATATTCTTTCTCCTCGAATGTGACTTCAGTTTTGTAGCTTAGAGActgttcttttttatttttcatacctTCATTAATGGGAAAATCTGTTCATTTGAATTTTTCTCTGCTGTCTTTATCCTGCAGTTACTTAGGCCACAATTGGAGGAAATCAAGGAGCGCATGCAAAGAACGGTCTGGTGCCAGCTTTTTCTGTGATTTgtgttattattttgaataatctacTTTGTGGATAGCATTCCGGTATCTGATTTTGTGCATAATCCTAGAGCATTTTCAGATTCCATGGATGTTCTTGTTTCTTTTATAATAGCttgaaataaaacttaaaaatttctACCTATTTTCTGCAGGGTATGGATCCCCAGGCAGTAGCTGAAGGTCAAAATGAAATGCAAAAGCTTTTCAAGGAGTAAGAACTTTTCCAGTAGGACAGCTCATTTTCCTGTTTAGAGTGCATGTTGCATAGCCCTTGGTTCCATGATTGAATCACTAAAATCATTTAAatgttttttcattttaataattgCAGATATGGTGTAACTCCTTTTACTCCACTGAAAGGGTTCTTTATTCAGATGCCAATCTTTATCAGCTTTTTTTTAGGCGTAAGATAAATCGTTTTTTCTAAAGGTTCTGTAAGGATTACTAGTTTGGTTGTAGAATTGAATGTATTACATTCAGATTTAGACTTGTCTTTCACCCTCAGATTTCCAATATGGCTGAGAAAATGCCATCATTTAAATCCGGTGGAGCTTATTGGTTTATAGATCTCAGTACACCAGATAGTTTATGCATCTTTCCAGTTTTGACGGCTCTGACATTTTGGATAACAGTGGAGGTAAGCTTCCATTTTTGTAGATAAAAGGAATGCATTGAGAGGTATAGGTTATGCCTTTCTATCATCGACTCGGTTTTAATTAAATGCTTGATGCCCTCAGTGCAACATGCTAGAAGGTACGGAGGGGAATCCTTCTTCTGGAACTACAAAAAATGTTGCTAGAGTCTTTGCTGCTCTATCGGTTCCATTGACCATGAATTTCTCAAAGGTATTTCCACTTCCATTTTCCAGTTTCTGCACTTTCTTTCGAATATCAGTTgtcaaaacaatattttaagaattttactTGCCATACAAATAATCTGGGTTTACATTCTAGTTTCCTTTAACAAGGTCATAAAATTGATTTGCATTGCCTACTCTAACAAGTTCTTTGGGAGCTCTTTGTATCTCATATAAATCCTGAAATTtttagccaaacccaaaaaggaGGACGATATTATTTGCTGATATATAATGATGATGACGACGATGACAATGATGTTAACTTCCATCTCATTTGTGTCCACAGGCCATTTTCTGTTATTGGATTACATCAAATGTATTTTCCCTCGCCTATGGACTAGGTAAGTCCTTAAAACTTTACATTTCCGATCAATTTTAGGCTTTATCAAGATTTCTCTGTAGTTCTTTGTATATTTTCcattcaaaattttacttttgcAGTGCTTAAGGCTCCTGGGGTGAAGGCAGCTTTAGGTGTTCCGCTAATACCTAAGCCTCCGGCTGGTACCACACCGCGGCCTTCTATCAATCTGTATTCAGCTTTCAAACAACCCGAAAGAACAGCATCACATCAGTCTACCTCACCACCTGATGAACCAACAAAAGCATCGCATAAAAAAATTTCGTCGTCTTCGACCATGGATCAGAGGATTAAAATTTTAGAGAGACAATTAAAGGGAAGGAAGAAAAACAAGAAGAGGTGAGAAAAGCTTCCTTCCTAAAATGTTGAAATGCCATTAATTTCCATAAATGTATTAGGAATTTGCTTCATTTAAGGCCATAGAAACAAACTGACACTGAGTTGTTTTATGAAACTGAGTAGTTTTAGAATTTTTCCTTCTCCCCATAGTTTGGGTGTTTTTGGTTTCTACTGGTAATGAATGTATTCACATCATTGAGGGACTTCAAATACAGTTAACATTACAAGGAATATTATTCTGTCCATTTGTTCTTTTGTTTGCATTTAATATATTTCAATCGCCATtagaggattaaattaaaatttattagttTTATTTGATCATGGGTGTCAACTTTTGAGTAtattaaaaatgttttaaaagaaaacaCAGTACCAAGCCAGATGTTAACGACTATACCTATTTGCAATCACCATTTTCATGTCTACTGTATAAACAATGGAGTGGCTTGAGCTCAACCAAACAAGTATCAAAACAAAAGTTGAAGAAAACCCATTAAGTACCTTTggatgaaaattgaagaaaaacaaAAGATAGATAGAAATGACTGACAGTCACTGGACCAAATATTGCAAATAGTGGCCCATCCAGCTTCGCTAAGGTATTACCACTTCCCCTTTTCCCTGTTTATCCACATTCTTTTGTATATAAGTTTTCAAAACAATAGCTAATCCGGGCTTTATTTAACAGTTTCCCTTAACAAGCTCATAAATGAATCTTGCTTTCAGGTCATATTATTTGTGGATATATATATCCATCAAATTGTTCACATGTTGGGGCAAATATTGCACTTCCAAAATATGAGTTGAACAGTTTGACGTGTTATACATTGttcttaataatattttttattgtataGCGTATATCTTAAAGTTCAATAAATTATTCGTTATAAAAAGTGAACTAACCTATTTATAGGATTTCAActagcaaaaataataataataataataagttgaGTAAAAGTGGATTTCACTTAATCAAAATAGTTAAAAAAATGGTTCAATGAATTTAGATTTAACTTCAATCTGTTAAATTATTTGTAGCTTGACTAAATATAAGTGTTATCAGTTAAGTGATTTGCTTTTTATATACAAAATATACTAATCTACACTACATTAATCTTTCAGACTCAATTCTCGTGCACATCAGTGTACTCTTAAAACTTAATTATTGTGTTATTGAATTACATCAAATTtgtttgtaaattttatgttttgaatCAATTAAACAGTCTTTTTAAAGATATGTGAGTTCTACCATCAACTGGTATTAAGCTTTCCAACTCACTCTCAAACAACCTCATTAACTGCGGACCCAACAAAGGCATCACATCAAAGCACATGGTCATTTTAAAGAAACAAGTAAAAGGAAGGAAGAAAAACAAGATAATGTGAGAAACGTTGAAATGCCATTCATTTCCACACTTGTTAAATGCTGTTCTAAATATATCTTATAAGAATTTGCTTCATATATGGCTCACTAATTTGGGGCCATAGAAACAAACTGACAGTgtgttatttttagaatttttcttcgGACCCTGGGATTTTGGAGGTTTTTGTTCACAGCATATTGACTAATttaaggggttttttttttttttaggtgtaTCTGTTTAACTAACATTCAACATACTTAAGGATTAACGAAGACATatagtttaataaaattttaagattgATATTGacatataacatatatacattAATGGACTTCAAATACAGTTCAGCATTAAATAGGACAATATTCTGCCCTTTTCTTCTTTGTTTgtattcaataataataataataaagctcCATAACTCTATAGGCAAGCTTGGTTTGGTATTATTGCAAATTTGCATtaacttcttttcttttcttaactTTCCTATCATCTCCActcatagattttttttttaattttattaataataattaattaagttttaattcagCTGTTCTTATATTAATTAAGAGGATGTAAATTTGAACAAATTTAAAtgtgatttttttcaatttaacaaTATAGAGGTTATTGATTCAATAATTTAAGACTTGAAGGTTATGGGTAGAAATAtgaaaatttctttttcttttttgttttttttttttgaagggataatatatattacatttcttgtaaatcatgcactttgtttTTCAGGAAAAAGAAAAATTGTTTTGACTTTTCAGCAAATAAAGAATTATTTGACTATttgtttgatataaatatttattttctctatTGATATTATAgaggaattaaattaatttaagcgGATGGTTATAAAAGTTTAGGAAATTTTGGTTCCTCAAAAATTTAGGAATTATGGTTTCTCTTCAAactcttaaaatttttgaaaattcttaTTAATTGCTTAAAAACTTAATTAGATCCTAGttgtttgttttttaattttattaaattcttaatttttaaaaattttactaaacATCCCAAAATTTAATCTTAAAATCTGATACTGTATAATGAATATAGTTATATGATTAAATTCGATAATGATatgttatttaaaatttaaaaagatcaTTTTAAATGATATAGCATCATGTAATTCAAATATAACAAAAATGAATGGATGAATTCATTCTCATTTGCGTAGACATCTAAACGTTGGTCCACAAACGTGTTAGGAAAGGTTTCAGGGTTGTCATGCTATTTGCATTTTTAACGTTAGTTGACCTAGCAAGTTCCGTGACCGGTTCAATAACGCTAACTACAACCTTTTAAATCTTTTAAACCAAGTGTGATGGCAAACTTTCGTCATTGCAACAATCCAACATTTTGTTATTTAAAATTCTCAAATAAACTTTAATCCTTCATAAATTAATTTGTTCGAAAGCGAGTACTtgtatatattttcttaaaatttatatatttattaatttcatcttgacttaataaatttaacttataatatttatacattttattaatatttattttgaattaaattaaatttattattataccaattaaaattatgtataatatcatgatgattaattaaaattaagaagGGATTGTTGTTATGttaatttagaaataaaatttaatttgttattcaatttgaatttgtgtagtaccgaatgaaaatgaatggtttGGGTATATAGGTAGGGCTATGGTAGTTAAGTTGTTTGTCTGGTTAGCAGTTAGAGGATTATATTGGACAAAATCAAAACTTCCTTTTCTTGCAAAGGCAACTGATTGCCAAACCTCTTGCTACTTCTGGAAAATTAATTTGACCCAGCCCGTTGAATTTAatgaaaatgaattttttatttaataatttaaaacttcttttTAGACTCAGTAATAAATgtaataatattatgatacgaaaaCCACAGgtttaacaaataaataaataatataataaacatgaaagatgaatatatatatatatatatataattaatatgtaAATTTAGAGTGCGTTTACTTTTGAGAtttctaaaatgttaaaattttagaattcaTCCATtcagaaaagttaaaattggtaaTTGTTTTGTttggataaatatttgatttagaaaaattagattattaaaattttacaatttttaaaaaattataatataaataatattttaaaattttataaatagttttcataaaattaaatttaaaattatatattataattaaataaaatgaaatttgaaatttaaatttattatcttATATGTATCAACAAAATTAtattatagaaggcccatgtgcattaaatcaaataaaattcttGATGAATTTTGAAAACTACCTATTTGAGTGGAGTTTAGAAATAGAATTGAGCTATTAGAATCCCTTCCAAATTAttgacaaattttaaaattctttaataTATCTCCTatacaaataaattcattttaaaCTTTAATAACCTTGATACAAATGAAATCTTTCCTACAAATTTCTCACTCAAACACACCCTTaaggtatatatattttattttaaagaaacttttaactcaactaatatttttttccttataATTactaatgttaaaaaaaaatgttaaatgaTATAATGGGGGTGGTTCACAGTGTAAGGCGGCACAAAGAGCCATTAAAATGAGGGTGATTCACATTGTAGGTGATGCGAAGGACTATTCAAATGAGGGTTTGAGAAGGCAAATGTTGGATTTGAGCAAAGTATCAATACTATGTTTCTTTTTCTTACCCACCCTTCCTCTAGGAAGGGATATTTATATATGGATGAGAGCTTAAAACATGTCTCTTATCTTATGATTACCTTTCTAAGAGAGCCCGACATAGGCCAAAATTAAGGTATGGGCTAGATGTGACCACCCTCTAGTGTCACCGGCCATTGTTTGAAACCTGTGACTATTACACAAAATGAGTCCCATAGAGGTCTATCGATTAGATGGGGCTCACTTGAGCCACGAGAACTGGCCTAATTCAAATAATTCATAAAGAAACTTGTCTTTTTGAAGCTTAAGTGGCCCAATGAAGTAGATATGGAAAATTAGGGTACCTTGGTGAAAAGGAAAATTAATCTTAGAAGATTGGAGGGAATAAAATCTGATaagattagattagatttgattgtgtaatcttgtaaatcccttaatTGTAGGGATATGCTTCATCTTGTCCGTCAGTGTAAATTTAGCTAGACCATTGGATTTGGGGAGCACAACTATAAATAAATAGTCTCCCCCTCATTTGTAAATCACCCATTGTTAGGGGTGTAAATGAATAGAAAGTTCGATGAACTATTCATGAACCGTTTGTATAATATTCATTTATGTTCGTTTATTAAGCTAAATAAACGagtatgaacaaaatttttatattcgTTTCATAAACGAACTAACACGAACAAAAGTGTGTTTGGTTCATTTATGTTCACGAACAAGCTCATTTAAAAGCTTATTTATTGGCTCGTTTATAAGCTTGTTTATTGACTTGTTTATGACTcatttatttattaatgatattttcttataaaaatattaaaataatatcccctctatttttatatttgaatttcaacttattaatttaggatatatattatatttgcaaTCACTATTGATAATCAACTGATTCACTAATAAAAGAAACTTTTTTTACACCCTCTATCGAAGCAATAAATGCAAACTCACTTAATTGGCTCACCCTAATTGAGAAATCTAACAGCCACACGAGTTAAATCaaacaaataataaaagaaaacctaaaataaaaataacaaaacacctaAGTCTTCAATAGAGGGTAACTGAACAGTTCTCATTTCTTCCTACAACCGACTCAATCAGTGATTATTTCCAGTAACTTTCAACTTTTGCAACCTTCCACTCTGATGATCTCCTTTTGGTCTTGATTGTTTTTCTATTGCCGATTTGGCACTCCCGAGCTTTTTGTAACTTCTTGTTTTATCCCGTCTTTACTTAATAATTCCATCATTTCCTCCCATTTGTATTTGCCTTCTTCCCTCCATCACCAGTTCTTTTACTCTCATTGGGGCTTCTTTTATCTAGTATCTGGCTGTTTCAAACCTCTTGCCTTCCCGAGTCAGTCCATGCGCTACGGTGTTTGCTTCTCTAAGTACGAATCTAAACTTTATCTCTTAATATATTAAAGAGATAAATGGGCGGTTAAAGCTTAAAAACAACTTTCAAGCTACATATAAAGAATGTAGTCAAGTAAACGGGAGTGAAGGTGGAACGGTGAACGAGAGTTTCAAGGAGGTGGAGGTGGTCAATTAAAAGGAGTGAAGGTGGGGATGGAGGGAGGCTTTAGGGGTATTTTTTGGATTGAAACAATAAGTTTAAACAAAGTAAGAGAAAGATAAATGAAATAGATGCATAGAGAATTGATGTTTAGTCTATTTTGATTATGGTTTATTCATTAATTAGTGGTGTAAGTGTTATCCAagaaaaattgtcaaaatttttcTTCTTACATTTCTTTCAATGGTCAGAGTTTTTACATTTATGCATGATTATTATGACATGATCGAAGTAGGagactttttataatttttttaatacaaaATGATATTGTCATCTTTGAAATTCATAACCAAAAAACCATAGTAAATTCAGTGAAAGTTATGGTCTCTCAACTTGATATGATCATttttttaataacattcttaTAGCCTGTTGTTGTTTTGACCCATGTATTAAGCCTACTCTCTTGACTCTTGCTTGGTCAGATGGGATCTTTTTGCCCATCTCTTAATTACAGTCtgctgtttttttttaaaaatttaatgtatTAATCATTTATAAAGAATTTATATTAAGATTTTGTTGCATCCTTTGATAGATTTTATTGTTCAACTTCATCAGTCTGAGACTTTTttttaatcaaagatcaaagaaTTTGCTGCATCTCTTAATAGATTCATCATTCAACTTTATCAGT from Gossypium arboreum isolate Shixiya-1 chromosome 1, ASM2569848v2, whole genome shotgun sequence harbors:
- the LOC108467931 gene encoding mitochondrial inner membrane protein OXA1-like; translation: MAFRRSLSRRATLIARLYQPSFAYIVHEDDRKNHPLNESYSQPKPSNLFQQRSFGTGFSNSSSGFGVLFQDRRCSKLSLIPSTGVSFFRYMSTKDNDGADEIEFMTDGADRIGLMTDISETLKDSSFEAVASQFPAVNEVAVAAADSWLPIAAVQYVIDAVHSSTGLNWWSSIVVTTLLVRGLTLPFLISQLKATAKMTLLRPQLEEIKERMQRTGMDPQAVAEGQNEMQKLFKEYGVTPFTPLKGFFIQMPIFISFFLGISNMAEKMPSFKSGGAYWFIDLSTPDSLCIFPVLTALTFWITVECNMLEGTEGNPSSGTTKNVARVFAALSVPLTMNFSKAIFCYWITSNVFSLAYGLVLKAPGVKAALGVPLIPKPPAGTTPRPSINLYSAFKQPERTASHQSTSPPDEPTKASHKKISSSSTMDQRIKILERQLKGRKKNKKR